A region from the Nostoc sp. HK-01 genome encodes:
- a CDS encoding multi-sensor signal transduction histidine kinase, with the protein MSPEDITAQTTSGNNHDQPIHLSGSIQPHGLLLALNAELEIWQVSNNTQNYLDQQPQELLGQPLSCLLATQQVTVIKQCLEKKIGSFTTFKIPITTINGERYFDAIVHRTSNALILELEPRDSDDEVSFLGFYGLVSEAIAKLQNTSNLAEFLHLVATEYRKITAFDRVMVYQFDQQGAGSVVAEVKREDLPPYLGLHYPATDIPEPARQLYTQCLQRFIPNFPAQSVELISQNSADATPVDLSWAVLRSVDPCCVTYHQNMGVTAILVIALIKNQQLWGLISCHHQTPTYLAYEVRKICEFLGQIVSLELGHKVIHSELDYEVRLKSLQAEFVELISQADNFIDALIKPQPSLLALVNATGAAVCLDNEITLVGATPNIEQVRSLITWVDSQISERIFATDSLPKQYPEAIEFKNTASGLLLLRISQIQRYYILWFRPEVVQTINWAGNPNTSIQLQADGSVIFYPRTSFEKWQEIVQLTSLPWKQCEIDNALALKNAIVGIVLSKAEELAKINQELERSNHELASFAYAASHDLKEPLRGIYNFSTILIEDYAQVLDEDGIDYLQTVLSLSVRMETLINSLLRLSQLGQTETDLQLTDLNELLNQVIEVISSSRQDTESYIHIPRPLPTVQCDSVLLNEVFTNLIINALKYNDKPEPLIEIGFISERESDNALKATSFPVFYVKDNGIGIQKHHYQTIFRLFKRLHSQEKYGGGTGAGLAISKKIVELHNGQIWVESSVGIGSTFYFTLGQ; encoded by the coding sequence ATGAGTCCTGAAGACATCACTGCTCAAACTACTTCTGGAAACAACCATGACCAACCGATTCATCTCTCTGGGTCGATACAGCCTCATGGTTTATTACTCGCACTTAATGCTGAGTTAGAAATTTGGCAAGTTAGCAACAATACTCAGAACTATTTGGATCAACAACCCCAAGAGTTACTTGGTCAACCATTGAGTTGTTTACTGGCTACTCAACAGGTAACAGTTATTAAACAGTGCTTAGAGAAAAAAATTGGTAGTTTCACAACTTTCAAAATACCAATCACAACTATCAATGGCGAGCGATATTTTGATGCTATTGTTCATCGGACAAGCAATGCCTTAATTTTAGAACTAGAGCCAAGAGACAGTGATGATGAGGTGAGTTTTTTAGGTTTTTATGGTTTGGTGAGTGAAGCGATCGCCAAACTACAAAATACTTCAAATCTCGCAGAATTTTTGCATTTAGTAGCCACAGAATACCGGAAAATCACTGCTTTTGACCGAGTGATGGTTTATCAATTTGATCAACAAGGTGCGGGTTCAGTAGTTGCTGAAGTCAAACGCGAAGATTTACCGCCTTATTTGGGACTGCACTATCCGGCTACAGATATTCCTGAACCTGCAAGACAGCTATATACTCAATGTTTGCAGCGATTTATCCCTAATTTCCCAGCCCAATCTGTGGAGTTGATTTCCCAAAATTCAGCCGACGCTACACCCGTTGATTTAAGCTGGGCTGTATTGCGGAGTGTTGACCCCTGCTGTGTTACATATCATCAAAATATGGGCGTAACCGCCATTCTGGTGATTGCGTTAATTAAAAATCAGCAGTTATGGGGGTTAATTTCTTGTCATCATCAAACGCCGACATATCTAGCTTATGAAGTGCGGAAAATCTGCGAATTTTTAGGACAGATTGTTTCCTTAGAGTTGGGACACAAAGTTATTCACTCAGAATTAGACTATGAAGTTAGGCTGAAATCTCTCCAAGCGGAATTTGTCGAGTTAATTTCTCAGGCGGATAATTTTATTGATGCGTTAATTAAACCACAACCGAGTTTATTAGCCCTAGTCAATGCCACTGGGGCGGCGGTATGCCTAGATAATGAAATTACACTGGTGGGCGCAACACCAAATATAGAACAAGTGCGATCGCTAATTACTTGGGTAGATAGTCAAATTAGCGAGCGTATTTTTGCTACCGATTCTCTTCCCAAACAGTACCCAGAGGCGATCGAATTTAAAAATACAGCCAGTGGCTTACTATTGTTACGTATTTCCCAAATCCAGCGTTACTATATTCTCTGGTTTCGCCCGGAAGTTGTGCAAACTATTAATTGGGCGGGAAATCCCAACACATCAATCCAGTTACAGGCCGATGGTAGCGTTATTTTTTACCCGCGCACATCCTTTGAAAAGTGGCAAGAAATAGTCCAGTTAACCTCTCTACCTTGGAAACAGTGTGAGATTGATAATGCTTTGGCCTTGAAAAATGCGATCGTGGGGATTGTTCTTTCCAAAGCGGAAGAGTTAGCCAAAATCAATCAAGAGTTAGAACGCAGTAACCACGAACTTGCATCCTTTGCTTATGCGGCTTCTCATGACCTCAAAGAACCATTGCGGGGCATTTATAACTTCTCGACAATTTTAATCGAAGATTATGCCCAAGTTCTTGATGAAGATGGCATTGACTACTTACAGACTGTACTTTCTTTGTCTGTGCGGATGGAAACTCTGATTAATTCCCTGTTGCGTCTCTCGCAATTAGGACAAACAGAAACTGATCTTCAACTTACCGATCTCAATGAATTGCTGAACCAAGTAATTGAGGTAATTAGTAGCAGTCGTCAAGACACTGAATCTTATATTCACATTCCTCGGCCGTTACCCACGGTTCAGTGTGACTCGGTACTTCTCAACGAAGTTTTTACTAATTTGATCATCAATGCCTTGAAATATAACGATAAACCAGAACCATTAATTGAAATTGGCTTTATCAGCGAGCGAGAATCAGATAATGCCTTAAAAGCTACCTCATTTCCTGTTTTTTATGTCAAAGATAACGGTATTGGCATTCAAAAACATCATTACCAAACCATCTTTCGCTTATTTAAACGACTACACTCTCAAGAAAAGTATGGCGGAGGAACAGGAGCCGGACTAGCCATTTCTAAAAAAATTGTTGAGTTACACAACGGTCAAATTTGGGTTGAATCCAGTGTGGGTATTGGTTCTACGTTTTATTTCACTTTGGGACAATAG